Below is a genomic region from Streptomyces sp. RPA4-2.
AGGTTTGAAGTCGCCCAAGAAGCCCGTGTCAGTGCCCACCGCATCTTGACGGCCGCCAGCCGCCTGCGCGACATTGAAGCCCGGCATCCGGCGCTTCGGGGGGCAAAGTCGCCAATGCAGACCATAGGCATCAAGTCACCTTCACCAGACAGTGACGAGCGGTCGGGACAGGATCCGGGAAAGGACCTGGTCCCCTTGCTCGCGGGCGTGGCGGTGGCCGTCGCGGGAGTCGGCGCGGTGCTCGCGCTCGCCGACGTGGACTCCTCGCTGCGCGGCCCGTTCACGCTGTTCTTCCTGCTCGCCGCGCCAGGAGCCGCCGTCTCGGCCGCGCTGCGCGGGCTGGATCCCTTCGCCCGCACGGTGGTGTCCGTCGCGGGAGCGATCGCCGTCGATCTCCTCGTCGCCCAGGGCATGCTGGCGGTGCACCGCTGGTCGGTCCCCGGCGGGATCGTGGCCGTGACCGCGATCAGCTCGCTCGTTCTCCTGCTGGTACTGGTACGGCGGCTGCGCGGCCGTACCACGAGAAGACGGACCTCCTGAAGTGGACATACGCGTGTACCGCCCCGGCGAGCTGAGCACCGCCGACCGGGCGGCCTGGACGGCTTTGCAGTCGAAGGCCCATCTGAACGGCTCGCCGGAGCTGGCGAATCCGTTCCTGTCCCCCGAGTTCACTCTCGCGGTGGGACGCTGCCGACGAGGCGTGCGGATCGCGGTGGTCCGCGAGGACGGCGAGCCCACGGCGTTCTTCCCGTTCCAGAGATCCACCACCGGTGTGGGACGGGCCGTCGGCCTCGGCGTCTCCGACTGCCAGGGACTGGTGCACCGCCCGGGGTTCGCCTGGGACGCCCAGGACCTGCTGCGGGAGTGCGGGCTCGCCGTATGGGAGTTCGACCATCTGGTGGAGGGCCAGCCGCCGTTCGAGGCGGGCGCCTCCGGCACCTTCCCGTCACCGGTCATGGACGTCGACCAGGGCTATGAAACGTATCTGCGCCAACTGCGCGCCCAGTCGCCGAAGTTCACCCGCACCACACTCGCCAAGGAGCGCAGGCTCGGCCGGGACGCCGGCGAGGTGCGCTACGTCCACGACGAGCGCGACCCCGCGGCCCTGCGCACCCTGATGGACTGGAAGTCCGCGCAGTACCGCAGGACCGGGCGCAGCGACCGCTTCGCGCACGCCTGGATCAACCATCTGGTGCTGCAGCTCTTCCACACCCGCTCCGAGTCGTTCGCGGGCATCCTGTCCGTGCTGTACGCCGACGGGAAACCGGTCGCCGCGCACTTCGGCCTGCGTACCGAGCGGGTCCTCGCCTGCTGGTTCCCGGCCTACGATCCGGCGTTCGCGAAGTATTCGCCGGGGCTGATCATGCATTTGCGGATGGCCGAGGCGGCGGCGGCCGACGGAATTGCCTATCTGGATCTAGGGCGGGGCCAGAAGGAATACAAGGACTCCCTGAAGACGCGGGAACTCTCCGTGTCCGAGGGGTGGGTGACCCGGCGTCATCCGGTCGCGGTCGGACACAGGGCGCGGCGCGCTCCGGTCCGGGCGCTGCGCAACATGGTGCTGTCGCGGCCGGAGCTCTTCGAGCCCGCCGACAGGATTCTCAAGCGGATGGGGAAAATCCGTTCGAGTCGTTAGGTAACGGCCAAACCAACAAAAACGTGGGAGCACGTTCCAGGCCTTGCCATAGAGACACAATCGTCAATATCGTCATACATCTCACCCGCATCGGACCGTCATGCGTATGCGATCTAGGGGAGGGCTCAAGATCGCGAAGAGGGTCGGACGCGGGGCGCGGTAGGGGGGTGCCGTGCTCGGTGACCACACTTGTACCGAGCCGTGCCGCGCGGTCGGCTTCCGATTTCCCGAGAGCCGGCCAGCTTTGCCAGCTCACCCGGCACGCACGGAGATCCATTTCGGCATG
It encodes:
- a CDS encoding GNAT family N-acetyltransferase; this translates as MDIRVYRPGELSTADRAAWTALQSKAHLNGSPELANPFLSPEFTLAVGRCRRGVRIAVVREDGEPTAFFPFQRSTTGVGRAVGLGVSDCQGLVHRPGFAWDAQDLLRECGLAVWEFDHLVEGQPPFEAGASGTFPSPVMDVDQGYETYLRQLRAQSPKFTRTTLAKERRLGRDAGEVRYVHDERDPAALRTLMDWKSAQYRRTGRSDRFAHAWINHLVLQLFHTRSESFAGILSVLYADGKPVAAHFGLRTERVLACWFPAYDPAFAKYSPGLIMHLRMAEAAAADGIAYLDLGRGQKEYKDSLKTRELSVSEGWVTRRHPVAVGHRARRAPVRALRNMVLSRPELFEPADRILKRMGKIRSSR